GCCGGGCCCCGAGAGCGTCGCACTTTTCCCCCCACCCCGAGCACGCTGTGGCATGGACGTACGTATCGCAGGTGACGGACCGGCGGCCGAGGCCGTGGTGGCGGCCCTGGCCGACGCGGACGCCACGTCGGAGCGTGTCGAAGCGGCCGACATCGCCGGGACCGACCTCGGCGTGGTCGTCGGGCCGGTCGGTGACGAGGCGTTCGAGACGGCGAACGAGGTCGCGGACGGGCCGTGGCTCGCGGTCGAACTCGGGGGTATCGGCGGCGCGGCCGTCGCCGGGGTCGACGCGTCGGTCACCGGCCTCGAATCGGGGCGCGGCTGCTACGACTGTCTCCGGGCGCGGGTCGCGGCGAACGCCCGCGAGACCGACGAGGGCACGGTCGACAACCCGACCGCCAGACTCGCCGGGGCGGTCGCGGGCCGGCAGGCGGTCGGCTTCCTCACCGGGGAGGGCGACGTTGTCGGGGCGGTCCACGAACTCCCGCACCAGAACCGCTCGTTCCTCCCGGTGCCGGGGTGCTGTACGAGCCGTGACCGCACGGTCCGACACGACCACGAGGCGGTGAGCCTCGACGACGCCGTCGCCCGGGCCGAGCAGGCGCTGGACCCGCGGGTCGGCCTGGTCAGCGACATCGGCGAGGTCGAGTCCTTCCCGGCGCCGTACTACCTCGCGACGAACTCCGAGACGAGCGTCTTCAGCGACGCCAGCGCGCCGAAGCAGGCCGCGGGCGTCGCCGACGACTGGAACGCCGCCTTCATGAAGGCCGTCGGGGAGGCGCTGGAACGCTACTCGTCGGCGGTCTACCGCGAGAGCGAGTTCCGGGCGATGCCGCCGGCGATGGTCGACGAGGGGGTCCGCCCCGACGACGTGGTCCGGCGCGACGACGCCCCCGCGGTCGACCCCGAGGAGCCGATTCCGTGGGTGGTGGGCGAGAACCTCGCGACCGGCGAGGAGGCACCGCTTCCCGCAGAGGTCGTGCAGTTCCCGCCGCCGGAGGAGCGCTACACCGACGCCATCACGACGGGGCTCGGCCTCGGCACCTCCGGGGCCGACGCGCTCGTCTCCGGCCTGACCGAGGTCGTCGAGCGCGACGCGACCATGCTCGCGTGGTACTCGACGTTCGAACCCCTCGAACTCCGCGTCGACGACGAGGAGTACCAGACGCTCGCCCGGCGCGCCCGCTCGGAGGGGCTGCGGACCACGGCCCTGCTCGTGACCCAGGACGTGGACGTGCCGGTCGTCGCGGTCGCGGTCCACCGCGAGGACGACGACTGGCCCGCCTTCGCGGTCGGCTCCGGGGCGGCGCTGGACCCGGTCGACGCGGCGCGCTCGGGGCTGGCCGAGGCGCTCCAGAACTGGATGGAGCTGCGGTCGATGGGGCGCTCGCAGGCGACCGACGAACCGGGCGCCATCGCCGCGTTCGCCGACTTCCCGTCGGCCGCCGCCGACTTCCTCGACGCGGGCGGCCCGGTCCCCGCCGCGAGCGTCGGCCCCGACGACCCCGCGACGGGGGCGGCCGCGGTCGACGACCTCGTCTCGCGGGTCACCGACGCGGGCCTGACGCCCTACGCCGCCCGGCTCACCACGCCCGACGTGGCCCAGGCCGGCTTCGAGGCGGTCCGGGTCGTCGTGCCCGGAGCCCAGCCGCTGTTCACCGGCGACCCGGCCTTCGGCGAGCGCGCCGAGACGGTGCCCGAGTCCCTCGGATTCGAGTCCCGGCTGAACCGGCGCCACCACCCGTATCCCTGACCGACGGTCTCGATTCCGGGACGAAGCGTAGTTTTAAGCGGGCCCGAACCGTGGGTTCGAGTGGTGTGCCAATTACTACCATGACAGAGCTATCAGAGGATGGGGGAGGCATCGTCTCCGAGTTCGATCTCAACTGTGCGACCTGCGGCGGGTCCCTGACACGGTCGCAGGTACCGGCCGAGACGGTGGGCGTGGAGTCCGCCGGGCCACTCGTCGTCGCGGAGTGCGCGAACTGCGGGAGCCGGTACTTCCCGCGGAACACGCTGGACGCGCTGTAGAACGGGGAGAGAAGGTCAGACGTAGAGCGTCGCCCGGAGCATGTCACGGGTCCCGGGCCCGAGACCGACGGCGACGATCGCCACGAGCAACATCACGGTGAAGCGCGGACTGTCCTCGAACACCACCTCGTCGAAGACGTAGATGACGAAGGTCGCGGCGACCAGTTTCACGATGAGGAACGGGAACGCGTCGAGGTACGCCGGCAGGACGCCACCCGAGACGTCGACGATGAAGCGGTTGACCGGGTGCTTGCCCGTCAGGTTCGCGCGGCCGGTCAGGTAGGTCATCCAGTCGAGGCCGACCACGTTCGCCACGCCGTCGATGGAGTGCGCCCAGAGGATGACCAGACCCATCAGGCCGGTCCCGCGGTTGATGGCGGGCTTGACGTTCTCGATGAGGTACCAGACGCCGGCGGTACAGATGGTCGCGCCGACCAGCACCGCCACGAGCACCTGCGGGTAGAAGTAGACGAACTCCTTGGTCGCAGAGGCCCAGCCGAGATAGCCCAGCGTCACCACCAGTATCGCGCTCGCGATGGCGAACAGCGGGTACTCGTAGGACTGGCTGATGACGTGCCGGGAGAGGTAGACCGCCGCCACGAGCGCGCCGAGGGCGACGAAGAAGACGGTGAAGTAGATGATGGGACTGATGAGGAACGCGTTCAGCGGGTAGTCGATGAGGACGCCGGTCGCCTCGGCCGGCGGGACCCCACTGGCGAGTTGCTCGGCGCGGACCTCGGCCGCGCGGTTGTTCACGTCCTCGACGACGCGGAGCGCCCCGCCGAAGAACATGAACGGGAAGAGGCCGTAGAACATCGCCCGGTAGCGCTCGACGCGAAGTTGTTTGAGGAGCAGCGCGACGCCGACCAGCATCACCAGCAGGATGACGGCGTAGCCGATCTCGGAGACGACGGTGTAGCCCGGCTCCGCGACCGGCCCCATCCCTGCCGGCACGTTGGTACAGCTCTGGGGCTGTATCTGCTCGCCGTTGGCCCACGCCGCACAGCTCCAGCCCTTCGCGTCGGCGTAGACGGGCCCCCAGAAGTAGTGCCAGACGAAGTTGGCGTACACCGTCCTCGTGAACAGTACCGACCCGAGCCCGAACACCAGCGCGAGCAGTGCGACCCCGGCTGCCCACGCGCGCCCGATGCCGATACGCTCTATCAGGTCACTCATATGCCCACCGCGGGCGCGATTCGGCATTACCCTTCTGGTCTCGTGCGCCGCGAGGACGCCAGCGAAACCGGCCCAGGGCGGCCTGCTCAGACCGGCAGCTCCTCGGACTCGTGGGGCGTCCCGAGGATGACCATGGTCTGGGACCGCGCGAACCCGTCCATCTGGGCGATGCGGTCGAACATCAGCTCCCGGAGGGCGTCGGCGTCGGCCGCGTAGACCCGGGCCATCACGTCCCACTCGCCCGTCGTGAGGTGGACCTCCTGGACCCCCTCGATGTCCTGCAGGCGCTGGAGCGTGTCCTTCTCCCGGCCCTGCTCGACGCGCAGGCCGATGATGGCCGAGATACCGTACCCGACGGCCTTCGGGTCCAGTTTGGCGTGGTAACCCTCGATGACGCCGGCCTCCTCCAGCCGCCCGACCCGGTCGTGGACGGTCGCGCTCGACATGTCGATGCGTCGGGCGATCTCGCTGAAGGTGGTCCGTGCGTTCTCCTGGAGGATGCGGAGGATGTGACGGTCCGTCTCGTCGAGTTCCATGCGCGTGGGGACACGCCCCAGGCTCATAAGGGACCGTACTTGCGGCGAATTCGCGTGACTGCTCTGGGCGGTGGCGCGTGCCGGCGAGGGTGCTGACCGCCGGCGACCTACGACATCCGAATCTTCTCGACGTCCCGCGCCGCCGCCAGCACCTCGTCGTGTCGCGTCCCGTTCGACGCCACGAGGCCCTGGCTCTCGTGGGTCCAGCGCTCGCCCTCGAGGTCGGTCACGGTCCCGCCGGCCTGCCGAACCAGGTACACCCCGGCGACCGTATCCCAGGGGTTCGGGTCGACGTTCGTGATGGTCGCCTCCAGCGAGCCCGCGGCCACCATCCCGAGGACGGCCTGCGCGCAGCCGAAGCGGCGCATGTCGCCGAAGCGCTCGACGATGACCTCACAGGCCCGGGCGTACTCGTCCCGGCGGTCGAAGTCCCACCAGATGGTCGGGCAGATGACGAACCGGTCGGGGTCGTCGGCCTCGCTGACCGACAGCTCGGAACCGTTCAGCCGTGCCCCGTCAGGTCCCGCGGTGTAGCAGTCGGAAAGCGCCGGCATGACGTTCGCCGCGGCCACGGGCTCGCCGTCGACCACGGCCGCGACGCTGGTCGCCCACACCGGGATGTCCCGGACGTAGTTGTTCGTCCCGTCGATGGGGTCGATGACCCACGCCGGCCCAGACGCCGGGACCGCCTTCAGCTCGTCGTCCTCCTCGCCGACGATGGCATCGTCCGGGAACGCCTCCCTGATCCGCTCGATGACGGCCCGCTGGGCGTCCCGGTCGGCCTGGGTCACCACGTCCGTCTTCTGGCCCTTCTCCTCGATGGCGATGCCGGTCCGGAAGCCCTCGGCCGCCACCGCGGCACCGGCTCGCGCGGCCGCCTCGGCCACGCGAACACGGTCTGCGTACTCGGTCATGCCCACACTCCGGGTACGCGGACGAAAATACTCTCCGGTTTCGTGTATCCGGAACGAAACTTTATCACCCCGAACACCGGGTAATAACCATGGTCGAGGGCTACGCCGAGTTGTTCTTCCTGCTCTGTCTGGTCGGGCTCCTGACGGTCCTCTGGCGCCGCCTCCGGGAGATGAACCAGGGGGAGCCAGCCGACCCCGCAGTCGAGTACACCGACCAGGGCGGCATGGCCCCCGGCCCGGACGACGCCGACGGCGACGGCCGGACCACCCTCGCCGAGCGACTCCGCCGG
This window of the Haloarchaeobius amylolyticus genome carries:
- a CDS encoding DUF63 family protein; the encoded protein is MSDLIERIGIGRAWAAGVALLALVFGLGSVLFTRTVYANFVWHYFWGPVYADAKGWSCAAWANGEQIQPQSCTNVPAGMGPVAEPGYTVVSEIGYAVILLVMLVGVALLLKQLRVERYRAMFYGLFPFMFFGGALRVVEDVNNRAAEVRAEQLASGVPPAEATGVLIDYPLNAFLISPIIYFTVFFVALGALVAAVYLSRHVISQSYEYPLFAIASAILVVTLGYLGWASATKEFVYFYPQVLVAVLVGATICTAGVWYLIENVKPAINRGTGLMGLVILWAHSIDGVANVVGLDWMTYLTGRANLTGKHPVNRFIVDVSGGVLPAYLDAFPFLIVKLVAATFVIYVFDEVVFEDSPRFTVMLLVAIVAVGLGPGTRDMLRATLYV
- a CDS encoding YcaO-like family protein, which translates into the protein MDVRIAGDGPAAEAVVAALADADATSERVEAADIAGTDLGVVVGPVGDEAFETANEVADGPWLAVELGGIGGAAVAGVDASVTGLESGRGCYDCLRARVAANARETDEGTVDNPTARLAGAVAGRQAVGFLTGEGDVVGAVHELPHQNRSFLPVPGCCTSRDRTVRHDHEAVSLDDAVARAEQALDPRVGLVSDIGEVESFPAPYYLATNSETSVFSDASAPKQAAGVADDWNAAFMKAVGEALERYSSAVYRESEFRAMPPAMVDEGVRPDDVVRRDDAPAVDPEEPIPWVVGENLATGEEAPLPAEVVQFPPPEERYTDAITTGLGLGTSGADALVSGLTEVVERDATMLAWYSTFEPLELRVDDEEYQTLARRARSEGLRTTALLVTQDVDVPVVAVAVHREDDDWPAFAVGSGAALDPVDAARSGLAEALQNWMELRSMGRSQATDEPGAIAAFADFPSAAADFLDAGGPVPAASVGPDDPATGAAAVDDLVSRVTDAGLTPYAARLTTPDVAQAGFEAVRVVVPGAQPLFTGDPAFGERAETVPESLGFESRLNRRHHPYP
- a CDS encoding Lrp/AsnC family transcriptional regulator — protein: MELDETDRHILRILQENARTTFSEIARRIDMSSATVHDRVGRLEEAGVIEGYHAKLDPKAVGYGISAIIGLRVEQGREKDTLQRLQDIEGVQEVHLTTGEWDVMARVYAADADALRELMFDRIAQMDGFARSQTMVILGTPHESEELPV
- a CDS encoding inositol monophosphatase family protein, producing the protein MTEYADRVRVAEAAARAGAAVAAEGFRTGIAIEEKGQKTDVVTQADRDAQRAVIERIREAFPDDAIVGEEDDELKAVPASGPAWVIDPIDGTNNYVRDIPVWATSVAAVVDGEPVAAANVMPALSDCYTAGPDGARLNGSELSVSEADDPDRFVICPTIWWDFDRRDEYARACEVIVERFGDMRRFGCAQAVLGMVAAGSLEATITNVDPNPWDTVAGVYLVRQAGGTVTDLEGERWTHESQGLVASNGTRHDEVLAAARDVEKIRMS